One window from the genome of Malus domestica chromosome 01, GDT2T_hap1 encodes:
- the LOC103417891 gene encoding heavy metal-associated isoprenylated plant protein 9-like isoform X2, producing the protein MRIRGVEGVVIDMAKNEVTIKGIVEPQAVCNEILKKTKRKAKVLSPLPAAEGEPIPEVVASQVSGLVTVELEVNMHCEACAEQLKKKILKLRGVQSAVTDHSSGKVMVTGTMDGDKLVEYVYRRTKKQARIVPQPEPEPEKKEDEKPAAEEAKPEEEKKEENAGKKEEDKPAEGEGKKEEGGADGGESNNKEEEKGGQENKEEGKKVGEMMSGSYVNSGMDEEQMKRMMQYYYQPLFVIERIPPPQLFSDENPNACCIS; encoded by the exons ATGAGAATTAGAG GAGTGGAGGGGGTTGTGATAGATATGGCTAAAAATGAAGTGACCATAAAGGGAATAGTGGAGCCTCAGGCAGTGTGCAACGAAATCTTGAAGAAAACcaagagaaaagcaaaagtcTTGTCCCCATTACCAGCTGCTGAGGGTGAACCCATTCCAGAAGTTGTTGCCTCACAG GTTAGTGGACTTGTAACTGTAGAACTCGAAGTTAACATGCACTGTGAGGCCTGTGCAGAGCAACTCAAGAAAAAGATACTCAAACTCAGAG GAGTGCAAAGTGCTGTGACTGATCATAGTAGCGGGAAGGTAATGGTGACAGGGACCATGGACGGGGACAAGCTAGTAGAGTATGTGTATAGACGAACCAAGAAGCAAGCCCGAATAGTCCCACAACCCGAGCCCGAACCcgagaagaaagaagatgagAAGCCAGCTGCAGAAGAAGCAAAACCCGAagaggagaagaaagaagaaaatgcaGGGAAAAAAGAAGAGGATAAACCGGCAGAAGGGgagggaaagaaagaagagggcGGAGCTGACGGGGGAGAAAGTAATAataaggaggaggagaaaggTGGCCAGGAGAACAAAGAAGAGGGGAAGAAGGTGGGAGAGATGATGAGTGGCAGTTACGTAAATAGTGGCATGGATGAGGAACAGATGAAAAGAATGATGCAGTACTATTATCAACCTCTTTTCGTGATTGAGAGAATCCCACCTCCTCAGCTGTTCAGTGATGAGAATCCCAATGCGTGTTGCATTTCATGA
- the LOC103417891 gene encoding heavy metal-associated isoprenylated plant protein 9-like isoform X1, with translation MGEDAKQEQAKAEPKPEEKAEAKVEEKKEEEEKKEEPKPPSPFVLFVNLHCVGCAKKIERSIMRIRGVEGVVIDMAKNEVTIKGIVEPQAVCNEILKKTKRKAKVLSPLPAAEGEPIPEVVASQVSGLVTVELEVNMHCEACAEQLKKKILKLRGVQSAVTDHSSGKVMVTGTMDGDKLVEYVYRRTKKQARIVPQPEPEPEKKEDEKPAAEEAKPEEEKKEENAGKKEEDKPAEGEGKKEEGGADGGESNNKEEEKGGQENKEEGKKVGEMMSGSYVNSGMDEEQMKRMMQYYYQPLFVIERIPPPQLFSDENPNACCIS, from the exons ATGGGTGAAGACGCTAAGCAG GAACAAGCTAAGGCAGAGCCTAAGCCAGAGGAGAAGGCCGAGGCGAAAGtagaggaaaagaaagaagaagaggagaaaaagGAAGAGCCAAAGCCTCCTTCTCCCTTCGTGTTGTTTGTAAACTTGCACTGTGTGGGATGTGCAAAGAAGATTGAGAGGTCCATCATGAGAATTAGAG GAGTGGAGGGGGTTGTGATAGATATGGCTAAAAATGAAGTGACCATAAAGGGAATAGTGGAGCCTCAGGCAGTGTGCAACGAAATCTTGAAGAAAACcaagagaaaagcaaaagtcTTGTCCCCATTACCAGCTGCTGAGGGTGAACCCATTCCAGAAGTTGTTGCCTCACAG GTTAGTGGACTTGTAACTGTAGAACTCGAAGTTAACATGCACTGTGAGGCCTGTGCAGAGCAACTCAAGAAAAAGATACTCAAACTCAGAG GAGTGCAAAGTGCTGTGACTGATCATAGTAGCGGGAAGGTAATGGTGACAGGGACCATGGACGGGGACAAGCTAGTAGAGTATGTGTATAGACGAACCAAGAAGCAAGCCCGAATAGTCCCACAACCCGAGCCCGAACCcgagaagaaagaagatgagAAGCCAGCTGCAGAAGAAGCAAAACCCGAagaggagaagaaagaagaaaatgcaGGGAAAAAAGAAGAGGATAAACCGGCAGAAGGGgagggaaagaaagaagagggcGGAGCTGACGGGGGAGAAAGTAATAataaggaggaggagaaaggTGGCCAGGAGAACAAAGAAGAGGGGAAGAAGGTGGGAGAGATGATGAGTGGCAGTTACGTAAATAGTGGCATGGATGAGGAACAGATGAAAAGAATGATGCAGTACTATTATCAACCTCTTTTCGTGATTGAGAGAATCCCACCTCCTCAGCTGTTCAGTGATGAGAATCCCAATGCGTGTTGCATTTCATGA